From the genome of Mya arenaria isolate MELC-2E11 chromosome 5, ASM2691426v1:
caagatgtCGTGGGCTCAATCACCACCAGGGGTGTTGTTATTGCTTATCAAAATTGACATCAGAGTTAAGTTTGATTATGTATTGGTTTATGGCATGGTTGAATGTCTGTCTGTCACTAATTTGTTTCATGTGTATCTCCAGAAGTACATTAGCCAGATTGGTGAAACATGACATGAATGTTAAGCAGCATGTGAAGTTTGGGTTGGTTCAATGTGTGGCTGCACAGTTTTtgaagagttatggcccttgactttgTTAAAAACAGCCTATTGAGCATGTAATCGAGTGTCATGTGTATCTCCACAAGTACTTGAGCTACAGCCATGAaagtttaccaaaaaaaattttttgtaACTTTGGATTTGTTTGTGGTGAAGCCCAGATACACAAGCATTATGgccttttgtaaaaaatattgttaagagGTGTGAAATTTGTGTTGTACAtatgatattgataaaataaattaattcttTATTCTgccaaaatcatttgaattatttatgcTTATAAATGAGAGGCAGATACGATAATAGCATACATCTGGGGTCAAAAGGTACATAGTAATATGTTTATGCAgtagttttgcaaacaaacgGATAATATGAGagacataaaaatgtttgttttcatgccAAAATCAAACCTCTAGTTCAAATTCAATAAGCTAAAAAAGCTATCAACATTTATAAGAATCAAGCTTAATAAAATTAGTTCCTTCAGACTAAACTACAATGTAGCTGTATTAAACGATGTGTTGCTGTTCACTGATGAATCCTGCCAAAGTATTATTTTCTTTGACATATGAATATGAACTTTGAAATGCTGTATACTTACAGTAAAACGCTGTACTTCTGTACTTTCAGTTTGACAATAAGTTGCTGGCTGACCACATGTTTGCTGTAAGCCAGGATAGCTCCGTCCTCGCTAGAAACAGGCCTCTGCTGTATAACCTTGTCAAAAGGTATGCAATATCACATTGACTgcagtaaatactgtaaaacacaataaatacatGAAAGCTTATGATGCAGGTGACTtagttgtattgtttttgagtacttgctgaaaaaaatatctaattcACTTCAGTAAGAATTTTCTtaatcttaataaaacaaatattttataggTTACAAGACATTGAGCAAGGGGCGTTACCACGACAAAAGCATATTGTGATCACTCCCGGAGTAACGAACAATGACATGCAGAAAGCTGTAAGCACGCTGATAGACATTGAAACCAATAAGAAACGAAAACGCAGtaagaagaaaaagaagtcAAAGGGTAAATTATGATAGTTTTGGTAGACTTTTGATTTGAAAGTTCTTTATTCTTTAATCAGAAATGAGACTATATTTGTAGTTAATTCATGTGAGGTTAGCAAAatgtacttatatttattgaagTCATAGAGGCATCAATGAGAGTGGTTTAGGTGTCAGAATTCCACTGAAAGGGTAGTGGTTTAAAGGCCAAAAAGGGCTTATTCTTTTGGCCTCTCCAAGATGATTGTACTTATTTAAACCCAAGAAACAGGCCTTAGTGTGAGTCTGCTTATGGCTTCCTTTTCAATCGAGCTCAAGTAAACTATtggaaaataaagaaaatatgcacAGGAAGAATTTGGCAGCCTTTATGATCATGAATTTAAAGGTTATCtgttttttggggaaaaaaacaAGCTTAGGTTTTGTCATTGCCCTGTTTATAATATCAATGGTGTTTTCATCTGCATGCAAAATCTTGTATTTTGGCCACAAAGTTGTGAAAAAGATacttaaatggaaaaaaaaacttggtttACATGTTGCTAGGGATGCAAGTATACAAGGCCCGTAACAGATGAGCATTGGCTTTTGCTGTGcagtgtttttgttattgcaGTACGACTGTAAATCTGTATATCTTTCAGAGGAGAGTGAGAATAATGATCCCAACAACAATGCGGTAGACGAGTCTGATGAAGTCCCTGGACCCAGCTCAAGTAGCGAGAAAACAGGCAAACGGAAACACTCACTGGTAAACCTGCGTTTCAAAGAAATGGGCTCTCaatcttaaatcaattaatgATATTCTATTAGTACTGACTATAGGAAAGAAACAATTTgtaccaaatttaaaaaaaataggtatttAAAGACTGATTGATAGTTTGATGCGAAACTTTAATGCTAAACACTGCtttttttcattaacaataAAAGAATCAATATTAAGACAGGAGAGAAATACCAGTACATGTATTTACCCCATATTCCActattctttaaaaatacacataacatGTTAGATAATGGCATTCACTTTTACTGCCATAAATTGTTCAAGTCAATCAGTCAAAGTTCTCCTAGGTGTTGAATTGTTAGAAGTATagtgaaataattgtttttaatgtcctttgtattttataacatgGAGTGAAACTCAAAATTCTAAGATGATCttgttaattacaaaataattgactTAAGTGCTTGAGTTGAACCTTTATTCTCATCTCCATACCTGTAATTATACTCCTTCTCCTTGAATTTTTGATAGAGGTGTTAATTTGTTAGCAAAgcttaattaaaaattattaaattttagtACATAAATACCAAATATTTCTTGATTAGAAATAACAAATCTGAAGATTTTTGAAGTAGAAAACATCAAGTAGATTTGCGTTGGAGATAAAAAATggagtttaaacaatttatgaGACCTCAGTACACCTGGACATATCCTGTGCTGAAACTGATACTGGTAGATACTTGTGTAACTTGCTACATACTATTTCTTTAGTTGTATGATATTTTCTGTATTCTATATGAATTGGTAAAAAATTATAGAGAAactagttttataaacattatacgTTTGGTAGAAATAATTGCCCATTCAAAATctcaaaaagtatatttttcttcaaaatcaaaatctttaaaaaaaatgtaaaacactCTTAACAACTCAATTTAAGTCTCTTTATCTCTTCAAAACAGAACTTTAAAGCTGGCTTTGCCTTTGCTCCTTTGTAGTTAAATTTACTGTATGGTTAATTCACAATTTTAAGGGCCCTGGCCCTCTTAAAAAAAGGTGGAAGAGAAATAACACTAGTTATAATTCCAAAAACCACacaaaacaattttagaaaaaatgctgaaaaactacagcagccaattgtattacatttaaatgagTTAGCCATGATGGCTAGCTTGCACATAAAAGCAATTCCATGTTGATAgtaattatttgaaatgttttgattgctCGATCAGTTTTGGTAACCTTAAACCAAACCTAGAATGTCAACATCTTCTATACTTTTTTATATGATCAGGCTTTGCAGTCATTTCGTCGTTCcggaaaaaaaatgatacttttttaAGCTTTTCAAGAATTCCTAAAAATGTGTAAGAAAGCCGAATAAAGCCCTACAGTAcctgttctttttattttaaatcccAAATGTTCATAATCATAAATTACACCAGAATGCTCAATTTTAGACTACAATTAGTAAAATGTGTCTTTGCCAAGAACTACAAACACCTGTATTATTTTAGGataaaatacttgtatttattttggcaGGTGAATTCAAAAGAAGAACCTCTGACAAAGATAAAGAAAAAAGATGCGGACAGTGAAAGTAAAGGGAAAAAATTTCtcaaagatgtttttaaaactaAGATGAAAAAAGACGGTAAAGCTAAGGCAGATAAATCAGACGCAGCAAAAGACAGTGAAAAGTCAATTGAAAAACCTGACATGGGTGGTGCTTCAACTAAAATAAAGTTGAAGGACTGGGATGTATTTACACAAAAGACTGATGAAAATCAGGTCCTAGAAACAAAAGACTCTGCCAAGAAAGCTAAGAAAAGGAAGTCGGAAGCTGAAATGCTTGGAAGCACCACAGGGACGGTTATAAGTGCCATGATTCCAACCTCAATGACTGTCAGTAGGACGGAAACTGTGACAAGGTCTAAGCTGAGACATGGTGATAAGTCAGTAGAATCGAATGCAACTCCTGTGACAGGCAATGACAGTTCTAACAAAGCAGTACCTGAAATCGTTGTTAGCACAGCGACACCAACAACTCCCAGTGTACAAACACCGAACAGTTCCAAATGGGAAGCACCAGAAGAAGGAGAAGTCGAGATCTTTGTGCCCAATAAAAAGTTCAAGAAAAGCTCACAGAAAAGCCCTGCGGCAGATTTTGCTGTGTTTGATAGCTCTAAGCCCCCAGCAGCATTCGTTAGAAAAGCGTATAGTAAGGTCAACAAGCCGCAAACTCCAACCAGTATTGTTAATACTCCAGGGTCAGCTAAAACACGGTCTAACAAGAGAGTCAGCTTCgatatgaagaaaaataaagcGCAAGGTAGGAGCTTACGTGAGTGATTGTTTCCTTAGTACAGCACAAGCTGGTcacataaacattatttatgtataagttTGTGACAGTTATGGAAATACATTAAATGCTAGcttttgaaaaccttttttacAATTCGTTATTAAAATGTGTCTTACTTCTATGAAAGTATTAAAGTATGATCCAAGATTGTTTTGtgcaatattttgattgtaatatttctgtactgtttttaaatatttattacagcAAACATggataatatattatatacatctTAATTTACATTGTTCTTTTGTTCTATTTTAGGTTTTAAGGAAAGCCTAAACAGCCCCTTAACCCCTTTTGTCCCAACGAAGAAACCAGATCAGGGTATTCTCAAATCCCCCAACTCTGTCGGGACTCCCATACCTCCAGGGGGCAGAAAGGACACGCCCCCTTCTCCAAGGACCCAACAGATCATCCACAAAGTCAAGACCAAGAGGCAACAAGGTCAAGGAACGCCAGTTGCCCATGTGACTACACCGGTATTGGCTATTGGTCAAAGGCCTACACCAATGAAAAGACGTCCTAAAGCAGCTGATTTCTTTTTGTGATGAATGCACATGTAGTGGAAATATGtctgtaaaatattgtataaatgagCATTTGTTAATGATTGTGGAGGGTAACATGTTCCAATATTAGTTTGAATTGGGCAGGCTCACCATTGTAAATTGAAATGTTGATGCTGCTGACTATTACATTACTGTGTAAAGTATATcttatgttttcatttgattgATTGAGTTCTGAAATGCATGaactatatttttattggaaaaaccTGACTTCAATTGAAAAATGTTAGTGATGGATTTTGGGTTATAGACTGATAAATTGGTTCTTAATGTACAATTTATAGTCAAACTACAGGATTAATTTTAATATCAGAAGTTTTTGTTTTGAcgtatattttataaatctttTTTCGCTTGGTTTATggatttaaaatacatgtatacaaaacagTTATGTAATGGTATGAAAGAAAACAGATTAATAAcgtaatgttgttttatgaaatgtatGTAAGGGGTCATTGTTCATTCGCTTCTAAAGGCTTGATAAGGATAAATGGTACAATTACCTGTGATAAAGCTTTACCTAAGTAATATCTTTTCACTAATCTTCTCTAGGCCCTGAGGTTTAGTCCACACTGTAAGGTGTTATATGTTGACTCAATTTTGTGTCCCGTTAATTTTGGCTTCAGCAGGGTAGGCTGAACCTTGCGAACAATCACTGAAGTATTCGGCATCCAATCATGAAGAAACGCGGAGACAAAATCTGTTGGTATTATGTCTCAATCAGGTTAAATCGTGCAATGGACACCTCTGACAGTATCTCCATAGTTAGGCACCTTACAAATTGAAAACTATCTTGGTTTGAAAGTCACTCTGTATTGATTACCTAATTATAATGAAACTTGGCAACAGGGTTTGTGGCCACAATGTCCATGTTTAGTTTGAGCCTCAGGTGAATTGACCCAGAAACACCAGAGTGTCTCTTTTATATTAAATTCTAGTTGGTTGATTTCTTTGGTGCCGACAAAAACTAAGTATTAATTATCCAATCATGATtaaacttggtgacagtgtttaTGGGACATGATGTCTTGTTTGATGTGAATGTGAGACAATTTCTGTTGTTAACCTAAGTTGTGACcctttcagatttaaaaaaaaaataggtttaTGTCTTGTGCAGACAAGAACTTATTTGAACATGTAATAATTTTGTACATTAAGTGCTTAGCAAATTGATTAGAATATCTTAACATAATGCATGGTTTGAAAGTACATACTTTTTCCTATGGGTTGTGCAgtgttattttttcacatacatgtatatcgagTGCCTTATTCCCTTCTTCTACTTTTGTTATTCTTCAAAATGGAGATCTATTTTGAGGGATATTACAGcgataataaaaataagaaattatttaaactgtttcTGAGCGTATTCTTTGCTTTGACTATTACATTTTGAACTTGACCTGCTTCCTGTTTAGTTTTAGGCTCTTAGCCGTTAGTTCAAAAATCAATGCTATGGGAAAAtcacgttgttgttttttttcgtctttttttcttcaattttgtGTATAAATTTAATGCTTGCTCAAATACAATTAGCAAAAGTATACATAGAAAAAAACGGGGGGAAAAAGGAAATATCACATAAAGATAATTTTGATTCATGATAATTCTTGATAATTTGCTGTTCGCTTGTTTCTTATCTCACCACACTAATCTGTATAAACATGGATGACTTAGTGCTGGACACgtgaatgaaataatataacaatgtacatgaatGAACTTACAAGTTCAGCATTCAAGCTTGGTTTGTACAGTAtctatgatgaaaataaaagttttatggAATGtgtctttttttttacatgtatattgaattaaTTGATTTGGAAACAAAAAATGTGAGAGTTGTTTCTCTACTACATAATAGCCTTTACAAAAGCTATGACCTGGATCAAATTAGCGCTTGCCACAAGACTACATAATCCTAGCCACAGGGAACAAGGTGGCTCTCTCTTCCAACATAGCAGCATTTAATAGTAGTTGGATGTATAATACAAACAGCTTCAGCAGTGCACTCAGTTGCATAATATACACAATGCTAGTTGTCATTCTAACATACAATTGACCAATAATGGAAATTACCggtatatttcaataattgataattCAGTGGAATACTTTGACCACCTGACAAGCTCCAACAAGTGGTCATGCAGAGCAAGGTTCCCAATCCCGTTCTGTTTAGTAATCTTGTGAGAGAAGAGACGGACGTCAAATTCATTCCAGAATCAATGCTAAGAAAAAGTTTGAATCTTCGGTCTTGAAAGTGTTTCTTTTACTGGAATGCCAAtatcaggggccatgattacaaacagtccaGGTCAAGATTCCAACTCGGAAAggcaaattgatttttttaaaagaattgctTCTGTTCCATACTAAAGTAAATTCGCataattgtacaattttgaTTAGTAATTTC
Proteins encoded in this window:
- the LOC128235364 gene encoding ribosomal RNA processing protein 1 homolog A-like isoform X1, producing MANIMPVEVKFAQNLAGNEKKTRFKAVKKLKKYLRAKSSSKKDGFTKDDLLKIWKGLHYCMWMQDKPVVQEELSTTLTKLVHELASVEAKMLFIKVFFLTEAREWNSIDVWRLDKFMMMVRNMLEESLIVVRKLNWGPSALDMLVEIYADFIMNPNADMIPDGLKIHFSDIFLEEVEKTGGEQLNGKQLLKLLQPFITYLQFAKNVAIQRRVISRVFEPILERAAEVVRQRETSGQEESDVPFMALQFDNKLLADHMFAVSQDSSVLARNRPLLYNLVKRLQDIEQGALPRQKHIVITPGVTNNDMQKAVSTLIDIETNKKRKRSKKKKKSKEESENNDPNNNAVDESDEVPGPSSSSEKTGKRKHSLVNSKEEPLTKIKKKDADSESKGKKFLKDVFKTKMKKDGKAKADKSDAAKDSEKSIEKPDMGGASTKIKLKDWDVFTQKTDENQVLETKDSAKKAKKRKSEAEMLGSTTGTVISAMIPTSMTVSRTETVTRSKLRHGDKSVESNATPVTGNDSSNKAVPEIVVSTATPTTPSVQTPNSSKWEAPEEGEVEIFVPNKKFKKSSQKSPAADFAVFDSSKPPAAFVRKAYSKVNKPQTPTSIVNTPGSAKTRSNKRVSFDMKKNKAQGRSLRFKESLNSPLTPFVPTKKPDQGILKSPNSVGTPIPPGGRKDTPPSPRTQQIIHKVKTKRQQGQGTPVAHVTTPVLAIGQRPTPMKRRPKAADFFL
- the LOC128235364 gene encoding ribosomal RNA processing protein 1 homolog A-like isoform X2, producing the protein MANIMPVEVKFAQNLAGNEKKTRFKAVKKLKKYLRAKSSSKKDGFTKDDLLKIWKGLHYCMWMQDKPVVQEELSTTLTKLVHELASVEAKMLFIKVFFLTEAREWNSIDVWRLDKFMMMVRNMLEESLIVVRKLNWGPSALDMLVEIYADFIMNPNADMIPDGLKIHFSDIFLEEVEKTGGEQLNGKQLLKLLQPFITYLQFAKNVAIQRRVISRVFEPILERAAEVVRQRETSGQEESDVPFMALQFDNKLLADHMFAVSQDSSVLARNRPLLYNLVKRLQDIEQGALPRQKHIVITPGVTNNDMQKAVSTLIDIETNKKRKRSKKKKKSKEESENNDPNNNAVDESDEVPGPSSSSEKTGKRKHSLVNSKEEPLTKIKKKDADSESKGKKFLKDVFKTKMKKDGKAKADKSDAAKDSEKSIEKPDMGGASTKIKLKDWDVFTQKTDENQVLETKDSAKKAKKRKSEAEMLGSTTGTVISAMIPTSMTVSRTETVTRSKLRHGDKSVESNATPVTGNDSSNKAVPEIVVSTATPTTPSVQTPNSSKWEAPEEGEVEIFVPNKKFKKSSQKSPAADFAVFDSSKPPAAFVRKAYSKVNKPQTPTSIVNTPGSAKTRSNKRVSFDMKKNKAQGFKESLNSPLTPFVPTKKPDQGILKSPNSVGTPIPPGGRKDTPPSPRTQQIIHKVKTKRQQGQGTPVAHVTTPVLAIGQRPTPMKRRPKAADFFL